Proteins found in one Acidobacteriota bacterium genomic segment:
- a CDS encoding phosphoribosylaminoimidazolesuccinocarboxamide synthase: MPTPTVVESQLSGLKLISRGKVRDLYDAGDRLLLVASDRLSAFDVVLPTPIPDKGHVLTQISLFWFDYLRDVCRNHLISADVKAFPAAVQGERTQLEGRSMLVKKLQMFPVECVVRGYLSGSGWKEYKKLGTVCGIKLPAGLSESAKLPEPIFTPSSKATVGHDENITMAQVEKLIGAAPAAQLQRLSLEIYSRAAAYAETRGIILADTKFEFGRDPVDATGEPILADEVLTPDSSRFWPRDKYAPGRAQESYDKQYVRDYLEQVGWNKQPPAPALPDEVVRHTSEKYRAAYKELSGRNLGA, encoded by the coding sequence ATGCCTACACCAACGGTCGTCGAGTCGCAGCTTTCCGGTCTGAAACTGATTTCCCGCGGCAAGGTCCGCGACCTGTACGATGCCGGCGACCGGCTGCTACTCGTCGCCAGCGACCGTCTGTCAGCGTTTGATGTGGTGCTGCCGACGCCGATTCCCGACAAAGGCCACGTACTCACGCAGATTTCGCTGTTCTGGTTTGACTATCTGCGTGACGTCTGCCGCAATCATTTGATTTCAGCCGATGTGAAGGCCTTTCCTGCGGCGGTGCAGGGCGAGCGCACACAGCTTGAGGGCCGCTCGATGCTGGTGAAAAAGTTGCAGATGTTTCCAGTCGAGTGCGTGGTGCGGGGGTATTTGTCCGGTTCGGGCTGGAAGGAATACAAAAAGCTGGGCACGGTCTGCGGCATCAAGCTGCCGGCCGGACTGAGCGAGTCGGCGAAGCTGCCGGAGCCGATCTTTACGCCTTCGAGCAAGGCCACCGTCGGCCACGATGAAAACATCACCATGGCCCAGGTCGAAAAGTTGATCGGCGCTGCACCGGCGGCGCAATTGCAGCGGCTGAGTCTGGAGATTTATAGCCGCGCCGCCGCGTATGCCGAAACGCGCGGCATCATTCTGGCCGACACCAAGTTCGAGTTTGGCCGCGATCCGGTGGACGCGACGGGTGAGCCGATTCTGGCCGATGAAGTGCTCACGCCGGATTCATCGCGCTTCTGGCCGCGCGACAAGTACGCACCCGGCCGCGCGCAGGAGAGCTACGATAAGCAGTACGTACGCGACTATCTGGAGCAGGTGGGCTGGAACAAGCAGCCGCCCGCGCCGGCGTTGCCCGACGAGGTGGTGCGGCACACCAGCGAAAAGTACCGCGCGGCGTACAAGGAGCTATCCGGCCGCAATCTCGGCGCCTGA